The proteins below come from a single Chryseobacterium sp. MA9 genomic window:
- a CDS encoding FAD-binding oxidoreductase, producing MRNVDYIIVGDGYAGLFLAHQLIMNNKSFVIFSEGRKSASQISAGIINPVVLKKFTTFWKAQEQIDFLKESLKEIESYTGENYLINAPIHRIFHDENEQNLWLKKSGNEELLAFLDKNFDHLNGVKNDFQTGKVNQSARLNVNRFFSGLFNYLEKNDHLVKERFDYAKLNPSESVYKDFYFKNIIFCEGMGVKDNPYFSEIAVVPNKGHHIKVKLSQPIPENITIKKKHFLFPTGNGLYFYGGTYDRDQLHHHIDESAVTQLVNGLSEFYPYDFEVEEVHFGFRPTVKDRRPIIGRHETWGTLYVFNGMGARGILNGCYFSRDLFRFIENDIPLHEEVSSKRFQ from the coding sequence ATGAGAAATGTAGATTATATTATTGTAGGAGACGGATATGCAGGGCTTTTCCTGGCTCATCAACTAATTATGAACAATAAGTCGTTTGTGATTTTTTCTGAAGGAAGAAAAAGTGCTTCACAGATTTCGGCCGGAATTATTAATCCTGTTGTTCTTAAAAAGTTTACCACATTCTGGAAAGCACAGGAACAAATAGACTTTCTTAAAGAGAGTCTTAAAGAAATAGAATCTTATACCGGAGAAAATTATCTTATCAATGCTCCCATTCATAGAATTTTTCATGATGAGAATGAACAGAATCTTTGGTTAAAGAAATCAGGAAATGAAGAATTATTGGCTTTTCTTGATAAAAATTTTGATCATTTAAATGGGGTAAAAAACGATTTTCAGACCGGAAAGGTGAATCAGTCTGCAAGACTCAATGTTAATAGGTTTTTTAGTGGTTTATTCAATTATTTGGAAAAAAACGATCATTTAGTAAAAGAAAGATTCGATTATGCCAAATTGAACCCTTCGGAATCGGTTTATAAAGATTTTTATTTCAAAAATATTATTTTCTGCGAAGGAATGGGAGTGAAAGATAATCCTTACTTTTCAGAAATTGCAGTAGTTCCCAACAAAGGACATCATATAAAAGTAAAACTTTCCCAACCAATTCCGGAGAATATCACCATTAAAAAGAAACATTTTTTATTTCCAACCGGAAACGGACTTTATTTTTATGGTGGAACTTACGACAGGGATCAGCTTCATCACCATATTGATGAATCAGCGGTCACTCAACTGGTCAATGGGCTTTCTGAATTTTATCCCTATGATTTTGAAGTCGAGGAAGTACATTTTGGCTTTCGTCCTACTGTAAAAGACAGAAGGCCAATCATCGGAAGACATGAAACGTGGGGCACTTTGTATGTTTTTAATGGAATGGGGGCCCGGGGTATTCTGAATGGATGTTATTTCTCACGCGATTTATTCCGTTTCATTGAAAACGATATCCCTTTGCATGAAGAAGTGTCATCAAAAAGGTTTCAATAG
- a CDS encoding SemiSWEET transporter encodes MDVNVLGIIAGFLTSVSMIPQLVKVIKEKNVEDISLVMLLVLISGLSLWVWYGIKKDELPIILSNGFAVLVNISLLVCYFIYNKKK; translated from the coding sequence ATGGACGTAAATGTATTAGGTATCATTGCCGGTTTTCTTACTTCGGTTTCGATGATTCCGCAGCTTGTAAAGGTGATCAAAGAAAAGAATGTGGAAGATATTTCTCTGGTCATGCTTCTGGTTCTTATTTCGGGACTTTCGCTGTGGGTCTGGTACGGGATAAAAAAAGACGAACTGCCTATTATTTTATCCAATGGATTTGCCGTTCTGGTCAATATCAGCCTTCTTGTCTGTTATTTTATTTACAATAAAAAGAAATAA
- a CDS encoding META domain-containing protein — translation MKSLYYYLSALVIATFLVVSCKTQNAQKATNDITGKTWKLTELNGKPIDLKNPKNNPHFKLNMDGMRYEGHAGCNGFGGTFEIKPEIMRIKFNQGMSTMMACEDLDIENQFTKAVLAADNYSVNGNTLTLNKARMAPLAKFVLQ, via the coding sequence ATGAAAAGTTTATATTATTATTTATCGGCACTTGTTATCGCAACATTTCTTGTTGTTTCATGTAAAACACAAAACGCACAGAAAGCGACTAATGATATTACTGGAAAAACATGGAAACTAACAGAGCTTAACGGGAAACCGATTGATCTTAAAAACCCTAAAAACAATCCTCATTTCAAACTTAATATGGATGGAATGAGATATGAAGGCCATGCCGGATGTAACGGATTTGGAGGAACTTTCGAGATCAAACCTGAAATCATGAGAATAAAATTCAATCAGGGAATGTCTACGATGATGGCTTGTGAAGATCTGGATATTGAAAACCAGTTTACAAAAGCAGTCCTTGCTGCAGATAACTACTCTGTAAATGGAAATACGCTTACTTTAAACAAAGCAAGAATGGCTCCTTTAGCTAAATTTGTTCTTCAATAA
- a CDS encoding multicopper oxidase domain-containing protein, with translation MKKLLTPILLGLTILSLTACKHPGKEAETITAATPENTDEIFKDVYVDSYGEKIEVTINNTKNTATIHLNGKTFDLKKSDALPEYTASNEEYQYSDIKGNITFLKKNVDMVLFHLKQAKKESGPAKMASY, from the coding sequence ATGAAAAAATTATTAACACCAATCCTTTTGGGATTGACTATTCTTTCCCTAACAGCGTGTAAACATCCCGGAAAAGAAGCTGAAACCATTACCGCTGCTACCCCCGAAAACACAGACGAAATTTTCAAAGATGTGTATGTTGACAGCTATGGAGAAAAGATAGAAGTAACCATCAACAACACTAAAAATACCGCAACAATACATTTAAACGGTAAAACTTTTGACCTTAAAAAAAGTGATGCCTTACCTGAGTATACGGCCTCCAATGAAGAGTATCAATATTCTGATATTAAGGGGAATATAACTTTCCTTAAAAAGAATGTAGACATGGTACTGTTCCATCTTAAACAGGCAAAAAAAGAGTCTGGACCGGCAAAAATGGCATCGTATTAG